One Nostoc sp. CENA543 genomic window, TAGCCCCTTGGATACCATTTGAGCGACACGTATTATAAAATTCAGCCGCTAATTCATAGTCTTCGATGGTTAACTGTAAATCAGGAAAAGCTCGAAGTGAGTTTTTAAGTTGAGTGAACTGTTCAGTGGAACGAATACCTGAAAGCACTTCTTGTCTTATAGCACCTAGTAAAACGACTTGATCATCTGCAATTAACTCACCTAAGCGTTGAACCACAGGTAAAGCATGTTGTCGGTTATTACGTCGTAACGCTAAAGACCACACAGAGGTATCTACAACAACTTTCATTGTTTTTGTCGCTGCTGTTTGTAATTATAATCATCGTCATAATCAATTGTTCCAAATAA contains:
- a CDS encoding PIN domain-containing protein — protein: MKVVVDTSVWSLALRRNNRQHALPVVQRLGELIADDQVVLLGAIRQEVLSGIRSTEQFTQLKNSLRAFPDLQLTIEDYELAAEFYNTCRSNGIQGANTDFLLCAVAHRRSWYILTTDQDFRNFQAYISINLLD